A genomic window from Shewanella vesiculosa includes:
- a CDS encoding helix-turn-helix domain-containing protein has translation MFDAIGWDEIKNFEDMPQAIIAKIEHTCASHEIPLHTHPKGQLILALHGYVTCEVSAKMWMVPTHSAIWIPANKVHSNRASDNAQLCHLFIDNTMFKMPLNTCTLAITPLVKELMCELAGRDQHYDLSSNTARLAQVLLDQLIEMPIQHLDVALSKHVVVQAMSQQLISQPSDRKTLPQWAEQFALTERTLARLIKKETGMTFGKWRTQIHIITSLQALSDKHSVQHVSELLGYESVSAFITMFKKVMKKSPMKYMSELKAY, from the coding sequence ATGTTTGATGCAATTGGCTGGGATGAAATCAAGAATTTTGAAGATATGCCGCAAGCTATTATCGCCAAAATTGAGCATACCTGTGCCAGCCACGAAATTCCGTTACACACTCACCCTAAAGGGCAGTTGATTTTAGCTTTGCATGGTTATGTCACCTGTGAGGTGTCTGCAAAAATGTGGATGGTGCCAACCCATAGTGCCATTTGGATCCCGGCAAATAAAGTCCACAGTAACCGCGCATCAGACAACGCCCAGTTATGTCACTTATTTATTGACAATACGATGTTCAAAATGCCGCTCAATACTTGTACTTTGGCGATTACGCCCTTAGTAAAAGAGCTGATGTGTGAGCTTGCAGGGCGTGATCAGCATTATGATTTATCCAGTAACACGGCACGATTAGCGCAGGTTTTATTGGATCAACTGATTGAGATGCCTATTCAGCATTTAGATGTTGCCTTGTCTAAACATGTTGTTGTTCAGGCGATGAGTCAACAATTGATAAGCCAACCTAGTGACAGAAAAACACTACCACAATGGGCCGAACAATTTGCATTAACCGAGCGTACATTGGCGCGGCTGATCAAAAAAGAAACCGGTATGACATTTGGAAAGTGGCGCACCCAAATTCATATTATTACCTCACTGCAAGCGCTGTCAGATAAGCACAGTGTGCAGCATGTTTCTGAGTTATTAGGCTATGAGTCGGTCAGTGCTTTTATTACCATGTTTAAAAAAGTCATGAAAAAATCACCAATGAAGTACATGAGCGAATTAAAGGCTTACTAG
- a CDS encoding TonB-dependent siderophore receptor, with amino-acid sequence MLTEKTRFTLTTIAVAITASLTSSSAFADKSQPKTKPEVIVVTGSLLGNSEVTDLKTYTGNRSIITADQISRTAARSIDTALQQVPGIKIKDETGTGILPNISVRGLDSSRSGYAQVLLDGIPMTLAPYGHTGQSLFPATLFMIDRIDVTRGGASIQYGPNNVGGVINLISKSIPTDWETSVNERMTFFGDSRNLFDTNISTGGAVNDDFSMRFDGNITKGESFREHSETDIKNLMLKTVWNIDEQNSLDATLQYYDAFSELPGALNTPAYEADREQSLRPNDEFNADTKRIALKYNHVLDDSSIIDYGEVDLSVFGNKSSRNFQWDFYDASQDTDGNLGTSWSDTTQEATHLRNSPRDFTVFGIEPTTSLLIDGDISQHIIAGVRYVNEDISYQLNHIDKSSQVATRPRDWQMDTNAMAYYVSNKLGFFDDTLSITPGLRYEDVHMTFSNLGQDYSQDNHVTEWLPGITLGYEFSSNWFAYTNAQRSLRTPQISQLWPKDQTLESELSWNYEAGVRYTPTPRSNLSIAAYRIDFENKIEYDNDIRMFVNIGQTRNQGIELEGTYSPMALPDLILSGSYNYLDTEQLDGEFAGNELAYVSKHQLSASAMYSINEIDLGLMAFYYSKSFSDLANTVEENVSGTAGEVPAYTVVNFNIGTEFFKQDNHGLKVGLSVNNLFDNQYYFRGLDVSPAGRVAAAGRSLSLDVGYTF; translated from the coding sequence ATGTTAACTGAAAAAACCAGATTTACTTTGACCACCATTGCTGTCGCAATCACTGCCAGTCTTACCAGTTCTTCAGCGTTTGCTGACAAAAGTCAGCCTAAAACCAAGCCTGAAGTAATTGTGGTAACGGGCAGCCTGCTAGGCAATTCTGAAGTAACAGATTTAAAAACCTATACCGGTAACCGCTCTATCATTACAGCGGATCAAATATCACGAACGGCGGCACGATCAATCGATACCGCATTACAACAAGTCCCGGGGATCAAAATTAAGGATGAAACCGGAACCGGTATTCTGCCTAATATCTCTGTACGTGGCTTAGACAGCAGCCGCAGCGGCTACGCCCAAGTATTACTGGATGGCATTCCAATGACACTGGCGCCATATGGCCACACTGGACAGTCATTATTCCCGGCAACCTTATTTATGATCGATAGAATCGATGTTACTCGCGGTGGCGCATCAATCCAATATGGCCCGAATAACGTCGGTGGAGTCATTAATCTTATTTCAAAGTCGATCCCAACTGACTGGGAAACCAGCGTCAATGAACGGATGACCTTCTTTGGTGACAGCCGTAACCTATTTGATACCAACATTAGTACTGGCGGTGCCGTTAATGATGACTTTTCGATGCGTTTTGATGGCAACATAACCAAGGGTGAATCGTTTCGTGAACACTCAGAAACCGATATTAAAAACCTGATGTTAAAAACCGTATGGAATATCGATGAGCAAAATAGCTTAGATGCGACATTACAATACTACGATGCATTTTCTGAACTACCAGGTGCACTGAACACACCAGCCTATGAAGCCGATCGAGAGCAATCATTACGTCCTAATGATGAATTTAACGCAGACACTAAACGGATCGCATTAAAATACAATCATGTTCTCGATGATTCGAGCATCATCGACTATGGTGAAGTTGATCTCAGCGTATTTGGTAATAAAAGCTCACGTAATTTCCAGTGGGACTTTTATGATGCTAGCCAAGACACCGACGGCAATCTAGGAACAAGTTGGAGTGATACCACACAAGAAGCCACTCATTTGCGTAACTCCCCACGAGACTTTACCGTGTTTGGTATCGAACCCACGACAAGTCTTCTTATTGATGGCGATATCAGTCAGCATATTATTGCTGGTGTACGTTACGTTAATGAAGACATTAGTTATCAACTTAACCACATAGACAAATCGTCACAAGTCGCAACTCGACCACGTGACTGGCAGATGGATACCAATGCCATGGCTTACTATGTCAGCAACAAACTGGGCTTTTTTGATGATACATTATCGATTACCCCAGGCCTGAGATATGAAGATGTTCATATGACCTTTAGCAATCTTGGTCAAGACTATAGCCAAGATAACCATGTTACCGAATGGCTACCTGGGATCACCTTAGGTTATGAATTCAGTTCAAATTGGTTTGCTTATACCAATGCGCAACGTTCACTTAGAACACCACAAATTTCACAGTTATGGCCTAAAGATCAAACTCTGGAGTCAGAGCTATCTTGGAACTATGAAGCCGGTGTGCGCTATACCCCCACACCAAGAAGTAACCTAAGTATTGCGGCATACCGTATCGATTTTGAAAATAAAATTGAATACGACAACGATATCAGAATGTTTGTTAATATTGGCCAAACGCGTAACCAAGGTATTGAACTAGAAGGCACATATTCACCAATGGCTCTTCCAGATTTGATATTAAGTGGCAGCTATAATTATTTAGATACCGAACAACTTGACGGCGAATTTGCGGGGAACGAATTAGCATATGTGTCTAAACATCAACTGTCTGCCAGTGCCATGTATAGCATCAACGAGATAGATTTAGGCTTGATGGCGTTCTACTACAGTAAGTCATTTTCTGATCTGGCTAACACAGTAGAAGAAAATGTTTCAGGCACAGCAGGCGAAGTGCCTGCTTATACCGTGGTTAACTTTAATATTGGCACTGAGTTTTTTAAACAAGATAATCACGGCTTAAAAGTCGGTTTATCGGTTAACAATCTATTTGATAACCAGTATTACTTTAGAGGCTTAGATGTTTCTCCCGCTGGACGAGTTGCCGCGGCAGGTCGTTCACTTAGCTTAGATGTTGGTTATACCTTCTAA
- a CDS encoding MFS transporter, with amino-acid sequence MLHNKPKSRFSGILLVLGILLIAANLRAPFTGIAPVLEQIISHFGLTGSQAGFLTTLPLIAFAVISPMAAVFARKQGLEHALFTALILIFLGIAARFIDSSTMLFISTAIIGVGIAIANVLLPSLIKRDFATKVALMTSAYVLTMGVTSGGFSTLVFPLSQLNGLGWQFALGSAAIITIASLIVWTAQLGKHTKPSYCAHQSAASKSVWRYLLAWQISLLLGLNSFLNYIIITWLPSILTDTGHSAVEAGAYHGAFQIATALPGLVLIPLLAKLKDQSALSFILALLSALSALGLLYMPHFAFVWTLMLGFCSGACFILGLSFISLRTDNPHQAASLSGMSQSVGYLLAAVGPMVAGALHTATGSWDVPLWLCAIAGVLCALCGLGGGRNTTLSKSVSG; translated from the coding sequence ATCTTACATAACAAACCGAAATCGCGCTTCTCAGGCATATTACTGGTGCTGGGCATTTTGCTTATTGCAGCAAATTTACGCGCGCCTTTTACTGGGATTGCCCCAGTACTGGAGCAAATTATTAGTCACTTTGGCCTGACCGGATCGCAAGCAGGCTTTTTAACTACATTGCCGTTAATTGCCTTTGCCGTTATTTCACCAATGGCGGCAGTGTTTGCTAGAAAACAAGGTTTAGAACACGCATTATTTACCGCGTTAATCCTGATATTTTTAGGTATTGCCGCTCGGTTTATCGACTCCTCAACCATGCTCTTTATCAGTACCGCTATTATTGGTGTCGGAATCGCGATTGCCAACGTGTTACTGCCCAGTCTGATTAAACGTGATTTTGCCACGAAAGTAGCACTGATGACCTCAGCCTACGTGCTGACTATGGGAGTCACCTCTGGTGGGTTTTCAACCTTGGTATTTCCCCTTAGCCAACTCAATGGTTTAGGCTGGCAATTTGCTCTGGGCTCGGCAGCCATCATTACAATTGCCAGCTTAATCGTCTGGACAGCTCAACTGGGTAAACACACTAAACCAAGCTATTGTGCACATCAATCGGCTGCCTCAAAAAGTGTTTGGCGTTATCTTTTAGCCTGGCAAATTAGTTTGTTATTAGGCCTAAACTCATTTCTGAATTACATCATTATTACTTGGTTGCCAAGCATACTGACTGATACTGGCCACTCGGCCGTTGAAGCCGGGGCGTATCATGGCGCTTTTCAAATTGCGACAGCACTGCCAGGCTTAGTATTAATTCCGTTACTGGCTAAGTTAAAAGATCAAAGTGCGCTGAGCTTTATTCTGGCGCTACTCAGCGCGCTCAGTGCCCTTGGTCTGCTGTACATGCCTCACTTTGCTTTTGTGTGGACACTAATGCTGGGCTTTTGCTCTGGGGCTTGTTTTATTTTAGGCTTGTCGTTTATTAGTTTGCGCACCGATAACCCGCACCAAGCCGCATCACTTTCTGGTATGTCACAAAGTGTCGGCTATTTACTGGCAGCCGTTGGACCTATGGTCGCAGGCGCGCTACACACTGCAACCGGCAGTTGGGATGTTCCGTTATGGTTATGTGCGATTGCAGGCGTATTGTGTGCTTTATGCGGTTTAGGTGGTGGCAGAAACACCACCTTAAGCAAGTCAGTTAGCGGATAA
- a CDS encoding CynX/NimT family MFS transporter: protein MSEDHTTTAHQSVLSMLWPMLIIAGMAINLRPTLTAIGPLLDDITATTGLGLQAASLLTVLPMLCMGIFALLLPWLGRLFSESVWITAGLVAIALASFWRLWLNDSGALIASALLAGTGIAIVQAILPGLVKRWYPQRVPLAMGGYSASLMAGGGIAAVISPLVANHQGHWQSGLGIWLIPALIALLLWWTRPRENLHISDNSVKINFFTNRRAWLLACYFGLANGGYACMIAWLPSYAQELGWSAQDSGELIGIMTIFQVIGALAAPALSAGRLDRRPWLFFAVGIQLVGFCGLMLAPELMLTSWVAMIGYGLGGCFALTLTVTLDHLSSPKLAGALTAFVQGVGFIVTAVIPYIAGALRQWSGSFQTSWLMVMVTLTFMFLVTITFSPSRYAKAMNLTAA from the coding sequence ATGAGTGAAGATCATACTACCACTGCACACCAGTCGGTATTATCCATGTTGTGGCCGATGCTCATTATTGCTGGGATGGCAATCAATTTACGGCCGACACTTACCGCCATAGGCCCTTTGCTGGACGACATTACTGCCACTACCGGTTTAGGCTTACAAGCCGCATCCTTACTTACAGTGTTACCTATGTTATGCATGGGAATATTTGCCTTATTGCTACCTTGGTTAGGCAGATTATTTAGCGAGAGTGTGTGGATAACTGCAGGCCTTGTTGCAATTGCTTTGGCGAGTTTTTGGCGTTTATGGCTCAACGATAGTGGCGCGCTGATTGCCAGTGCATTGCTGGCGGGTACAGGCATCGCAATTGTGCAGGCGATACTCCCTGGTTTAGTTAAACGCTGGTATCCACAACGTGTGCCACTAGCAATGGGAGGATATTCTGCCTCACTTATGGCTGGTGGAGGTATAGCCGCAGTCATTAGCCCGCTAGTGGCGAACCATCAAGGTCATTGGCAATCTGGGCTTGGTATTTGGCTAATACCGGCCTTGATAGCACTGTTATTGTGGTGGACAAGGCCCAGAGAAAATCTACATATTAGCGACAATAGCGTTAAGATTAATTTTTTTACTAATCGCCGTGCATGGTTACTGGCTTGCTACTTTGGGCTGGCTAACGGCGGTTACGCCTGCATGATTGCATGGTTACCAAGTTATGCTCAGGAATTAGGTTGGAGCGCCCAAGATAGCGGTGAACTCATTGGGATTATGACGATATTTCAGGTAATTGGTGCTCTAGCTGCTCCGGCATTATCTGCTGGTCGTCTTGATAGACGTCCTTGGTTATTTTTTGCGGTCGGTATTCAACTAGTTGGATTTTGCGGATTAATGTTAGCGCCTGAGTTAATGTTAACCTCATGGGTTGCAATGATCGGCTACGGCCTTGGCGGCTGCTTTGCGCTGACTCTGACCGTAACGCTTGACCACTTATCTTCACCTAAGCTGGCCGGAGCATTAACCGCTTTTGTCCAAGGTGTTGGTTTTATCGTGACAGCGGTTATCCCTTACATCGCAGGAGCCCTTCGCCAATGGAGTGGCAGTTTTCAAACTTCCTGGCTTATGGTGATGGTGACCCTTACATTTATGTTTTTGGTTACCATAACGTTTTCGCCTAGCAGATATGCTAAGGCAATGAATTTAACCGCCGCTTAA
- the cynS gene encoding cyanase, whose product MIQSQISHTARQALTDLIIAAKAEKNLSFEQIAQGTDLSDVFVTAALLGQQPLPADAAKQVGETLGLDASAITLLQAIPLRGSVENSIPTDPTIYRFYEMMQVYGTTLKSLVHEQFGDGIISAINFKMDIKKVEDPEGGSRAVITLDGKFLPYKPF is encoded by the coding sequence ATGATCCAATCACAAATTAGCCATACTGCTCGCCAAGCATTAACCGATCTCATTATTGCAGCCAAAGCAGAGAAGAATCTTTCGTTTGAACAAATCGCCCAGGGTACAGACTTAAGTGATGTATTCGTTACAGCGGCTTTGCTAGGTCAGCAGCCTTTACCCGCCGACGCCGCTAAGCAAGTTGGCGAAACGCTTGGTCTTGATGCCAGTGCGATTACGTTGCTGCAAGCTATCCCATTACGTGGCAGTGTTGAAAATAGTATCCCTACAGATCCGACGATTTATCGTTTCTACGAGATGATGCAAGTATACGGTACGACCTTAAAATCCTTAGTGCACGAACAGTTCGGTGATGGGATAATCAGCGCAATCAATTTTAAAATGGATATCAAGAAGGTTGAAGATCCTGAAGGTGGCTCGCGCGCAGTGATTACCCTTGATGGTAAATTCTTACCCTATAAGCCTTTTTAA
- a CDS encoding carbonic anhydrase, translated as MMKNIIEGFLKFKTDVFPERAEMFKSLATSQHPRTLFISCSDSRLVPELVTQHEPGGLFVIRNAGNIVPSYGPEPGGVSASVEYAVTALQVTDVVICGHSDCGAMTAIATCKCMDHMPAVGSWLRYADSARIVNEARQHTSERARIEAMVRENVIAQLDNIRTHPSVRLALGEGRLALHGWVYDIESGSIDALDYHTNTFVSLADYPDVRATHTQLKVAV; from the coding sequence ATGATGAAAAATATTATTGAAGGTTTTTTAAAGTTTAAAACTGACGTATTCCCCGAACGTGCAGAGATGTTCAAGAGTTTGGCTACCAGTCAACATCCACGCACATTATTCATTTCATGCTCGGACAGTCGCTTAGTGCCTGAGTTGGTGACCCAGCATGAACCGGGTGGCCTGTTTGTTATTCGTAACGCCGGTAATATTGTACCGTCTTATGGGCCTGAACCCGGCGGTGTTTCGGCATCGGTGGAGTACGCCGTAACCGCATTGCAAGTCACCGACGTTGTTATCTGTGGACATTCTGATTGTGGAGCGATGACCGCAATTGCCACCTGCAAGTGTATGGATCACATGCCTGCGGTGGGCAGTTGGCTGCGCTATGCCGACTCTGCTCGTATCGTCAATGAAGCCCGCCAGCACACAAGTGAACGCGCACGGATTGAAGCTATGGTGCGAGAAAATGTCATCGCCCAGCTTGATAATATTAGAACGCATCCCTCGGTCCGCCTCGCGTTAGGAGAAGGCCGTCTGGCTTTGCACGGCTGGGTCTACGATATCGAGTCAGGCAGTATTGATGCCTTGGACTACCACACCAATACTTTCGTTTCCCTTGCGGACTATCCTGATGTCCGCGCAACCCACACACAGCTAAAGGTTGCTGTGTAA
- a CDS encoding acetyl-CoA carboxylase biotin carboxylase subunit family protein, with the protein MQPKLVLITHVENRAVVEGFVPAALNLGYEIWLLTDHGLAHKQYFVGQSQSPDHIIECDVFNPLAIIDCLHTLGVSPDIVFSNSDHLQTSTAMVADYFACAAKNWHVCYQAKNKAAMRAKLLALGLPSTWAFSWSVGHDLPSNMPFPLVAKPREGVASMGVALCQNTEELMAYAANIGCSESVILLESYLQGPLFTLETLGDGQTLHAIGGFDVSLSPPPYFIETQACWNGAICTQYRQQALAQISAFGINFGVCHSEFILTDSGPVLVEMNYRSIGDGREFLLNEVLNFNWFETILLVHAGKELAELDTDTSDALIRYFPANEEGSLSACPMPLVVDHLTHHAHYLPIKSIGDEIRLSHSNKDYLGVLTVWGRDFLSLQATADVLSQDLTWEFN; encoded by the coding sequence ATGCAACCTAAATTAGTTTTGATTACACATGTGGAAAATCGAGCTGTGGTGGAAGGTTTTGTACCAGCAGCACTCAATTTAGGCTACGAAATATGGTTACTGACCGATCATGGTTTAGCACATAAACAATATTTTGTCGGCCAATCACAGTCTCCAGATCATATTATCGAATGTGATGTATTCAACCCTCTTGCCATTATCGATTGCTTACATACTTTAGGTGTTTCACCCGATATCGTTTTTTCTAATAGTGATCACTTGCAAACATCAACTGCGATGGTGGCTGATTATTTTGCCTGCGCAGCGAAAAATTGGCATGTGTGTTACCAAGCTAAAAATAAAGCGGCGATGCGCGCTAAGTTATTGGCGCTTGGTTTACCCAGCACATGGGCTTTTAGTTGGTCTGTAGGGCATGACTTACCTAGTAATATGCCCTTTCCTTTAGTCGCGAAACCTCGTGAAGGTGTTGCGAGTATGGGAGTGGCTTTATGCCAAAATACTGAAGAATTAATGGCATATGCGGCCAATATCGGTTGTTCAGAGAGTGTGATTTTGCTTGAGTCTTATTTGCAAGGGCCACTATTTACATTAGAAACCCTAGGCGATGGCCAGACCTTGCATGCCATAGGTGGGTTTGATGTGTCTTTATCGCCCCCGCCTTATTTTATTGAAACTCAAGCCTGTTGGAATGGGGCAATTTGCACGCAATATCGTCAACAAGCACTGGCTCAGATTAGCGCTTTTGGGATTAATTTTGGGGTGTGCCACAGTGAATTTATATTGACAGACAGCGGACCGGTTTTAGTTGAAATGAATTACCGTAGTATCGGCGATGGCCGCGAGTTTCTTCTTAATGAGGTACTTAATTTTAACTGGTTTGAAACGATTTTATTAGTCCACGCAGGTAAGGAGTTAGCTGAATTAGATACCGACACCAGTGACGCCTTAATCCGCTATTTTCCGGCTAACGAAGAGGGCAGTCTTAGTGCGTGTCCTATGCCATTAGTGGTGGATCATCTAACCCATCATGCACACTATCTGCCTATTAAGTCGATAGGCGATGAAATTCGACTCAGTCATTCCAATAAAGATTACCTTGGCGTACTTACGGTTTGGGGGCGGGATTTTTTGAGTCTTCAGGCCACGGCTGATGTGTTATCGCAGGATTTAACCTGGGAGTTTAACTAA
- a CDS encoding HpcH/HpaI aldolase/citrate lyase family protein, which translates to MLFFHSLKSKLSNQETVFGILNSVPSPVICEMFAYAGFDFAILDTEHVLISDDTLAHCIRAANCSGLPLLVRVPDDNAATIGRVLDAGAAGIVVSRVSSLAMANNAIAAAKYPPLGTRGISGGRNTGFGTLALQDYIDLANREVMVCLMIECINGMAALPDIVKLAQVDMIIEGALDLSLSLGYGTQVTHADVQAQIHKMAHLCQAQNATFCAIPRTQEQQASWHEKGTKAFLIGEDRGMIFKTFKHQLDTLKQTK; encoded by the coding sequence ATGCTGTTCTTCCACTCGCTCAAATCAAAACTAAGCAACCAAGAAACGGTTTTTGGGATCTTAAATTCAGTTCCCTCTCCAGTCATTTGTGAAATGTTTGCTTATGCCGGATTTGATTTTGCCATTCTAGATACTGAGCATGTGCTTATCTCAGATGACACTTTGGCACACTGCATTCGTGCAGCAAATTGCTCAGGGCTGCCACTGCTAGTCAGAGTGCCAGACGACAACGCCGCAACCATAGGTAGAGTTTTAGATGCTGGAGCGGCTGGAATTGTAGTGTCGAGAGTATCTAGCCTGGCAATGGCAAACAATGCGATTGCAGCCGCTAAATATCCCCCCTTGGGTACACGAGGTATTTCAGGAGGACGTAATACCGGTTTTGGCACCCTTGCCCTCCAAGACTATATCGATTTAGCGAATCGAGAAGTGATGGTGTGTCTGATGATTGAATGCATCAATGGCATGGCGGCATTACCAGACATCGTCAAGCTAGCGCAAGTCGATATGATTATCGAAGGCGCATTAGATCTCAGCTTATCTCTAGGTTATGGCACACAAGTTACCCACGCCGATGTTCAAGCCCAAATCCATAAAATGGCCCACCTTTGCCAAGCCCAAAATGCCACCTTTTGCGCCATTCCTCGCACTCAAGAACAACAAGCGAGCTGGCATGAAAAAGGCACAAAAGCATTTTTAATCGGTGAAGACCGCGGCATGATTTTCAAAACGTTTAAGCACCAACTTGACACATTAAAACAGACTAAATGA
- the cynR gene encoding transcriptional regulator CynR, translated as MLLRHINYFLAVAEYRSFTRAATSLYVSQPALSQQIKQLEEQLGCQLFDRSGRSVRLTDAGEMYARYARNALQDLQEGKRAINDVKNLSSGELRIAITPTFTTYLIGPLIKVFHERYPKVTLSVKEMSQEQMEQRLLDDEFDVGIAFENVHSADIESQTLLVETLALVVRKDHPLAQESVVNLQILNQQSMVLLSNEFATREQIERYCRQHQVQPKVLMEANSLSAVIEIVRNTQLATLLPSNITGERDELVAITLTPSLLQRTAVLLQRKGAYQTAAAKAFITLAHQHCQPDNSVESDSE; from the coding sequence ATGCTATTACGACACATCAACTATTTTCTCGCGGTGGCGGAATATCGCAGCTTCACTCGGGCTGCAACTTCACTGTATGTTTCACAACCGGCGTTATCTCAGCAGATCAAACAATTAGAAGAACAATTAGGTTGCCAGCTATTTGATCGTTCAGGACGCAGCGTACGTCTAACAGATGCTGGAGAAATGTATGCCCGCTATGCGCGTAACGCCCTCCAGGATCTACAAGAAGGCAAGCGAGCGATTAATGATGTGAAAAACCTCAGTAGTGGAGAACTGCGTATTGCTATTACACCAACTTTTACGACCTACCTTATCGGTCCTTTGATAAAAGTATTTCATGAGCGTTACCCAAAGGTGACACTGAGCGTGAAGGAAATGTCACAGGAGCAAATGGAACAGCGATTGCTGGACGACGAATTTGATGTCGGTATCGCATTTGAAAATGTGCATTCTGCGGATATTGAATCGCAGACTCTTCTGGTAGAAACCTTGGCATTAGTCGTGAGAAAAGATCACCCTCTTGCGCAAGAGTCAGTCGTTAATCTGCAAATATTAAACCAGCAGTCAATGGTATTATTAAGTAATGAATTTGCTACCCGTGAACAAATTGAACGTTATTGCCGTCAGCATCAAGTACAACCAAAGGTGTTGATGGAGGCTAACTCACTCAGTGCAGTTATTGAGATTGTGCGCAATACTCAGCTTGCCACTTTGCTGCCGTCAAACATTACTGGCGAGCGAGATGAACTCGTCGCTATCACCCTAACCCCCTCTTTACTGCAACGTACAGCAGTATTGCTCCAGCGAAAAGGAGCCTACCAAACCGCGGCGGCGAAGGCGTTTATAACCTTAGCACATCAGCATTGTCAGCCAGATAACAGTGTTGAAAGCGACAGCGAATAA